Proteins co-encoded in one Kribbella qitaiheensis genomic window:
- a CDS encoding ABC transporter permease → MSPRIVAVQAGLDRGWIELRKKLASPWELSGEVWPWIIAVGVMYALRDKNVPGTDFSIGLQSVPGIVGMSIIYTGLMGLALGLTTDRDDGTLLRMKAVPNGTIGYFIGKMVSRAGITTASLLIILIPSVLLFGDLQVDSFSAWATLIGIIALGLIATLPIGAVIGAVFGSVQSLGLVMLPVMGLIGISGIFYPITAFPEWVQWIGQVFPVYWLGLGMRSALLPDAMAVAEIGGSWRHLETIGVLGVWAVIGFAYAPVVLRRMARRGSGSSVKETQPAVATTAA, encoded by the coding sequence GTGAGCCCCCGGATCGTCGCGGTTCAAGCAGGTTTGGACCGGGGCTGGATCGAGTTGCGGAAGAAGCTCGCCAGCCCGTGGGAACTGTCGGGAGAGGTCTGGCCGTGGATCATCGCGGTGGGCGTCATGTATGCGCTAAGGGACAAGAACGTGCCCGGCACCGACTTCTCCATCGGGCTGCAGTCCGTGCCCGGGATCGTCGGGATGAGCATCATCTACACCGGTCTGATGGGTCTGGCGCTGGGGCTGACCACGGACCGGGACGACGGAACTCTGTTGCGGATGAAGGCCGTTCCGAACGGAACGATCGGCTACTTCATCGGCAAGATGGTGAGCCGGGCGGGAATCACGACGGCTTCGCTGCTGATCATCTTGATCCCTTCAGTCCTTCTGTTCGGTGACCTTCAGGTGGACAGCTTCTCGGCCTGGGCGACGCTGATCGGCATCATCGCGCTCGGTCTGATCGCGACCCTGCCGATCGGTGCCGTCATCGGAGCCGTGTTCGGCAGTGTGCAGAGCCTCGGGTTGGTGATGCTGCCGGTGATGGGCCTGATCGGTATCTCCGGGATCTTCTACCCCATCACGGCTTTTCCTGAATGGGTGCAGTGGATCGGGCAGGTGTTCCCGGTGTACTGGCTCGGGCTGGGCATGAGGTCTGCCCTACTTCCCGATGCGATGGCGGTCGCCGAGATCGGCGGCTCGTGGCGTCATCTGGAGACCATCGGTGTGCTTGGCGTATGGGCCGTGATCGGCTTTGCGTATGCACCGGTTGTCCTGCGCCGGATGGCTCGACGCGGTTCCGGCTCGTCCGTCAAGGAGACGCAGCCGGCTGTCGCCACCACTGCCGCATAA
- a CDS encoding GmrSD restriction endonuclease domain-containing protein produces the protein MASRTALASARRRFAALTSLFLLIFLVQATQPAPAAAATITANDLLAGLTVQAEVSVGYDRSLFPHWIDADGDSCDSREEILISESTSAPVLGTACKVISGNWNSWYDGASWTNPSDVDIDHVVALKEAWDSGASAWTTAKRTRYANDLDYAWSLDAVTDNVNASKSDRDPAEWLPPLTTVRCDYAIHWTAVKYRWSLSINTAEKTALTNLFAGTCGERSISVPPAGS, from the coding sequence ATGGCTTCCCGCACCGCCCTTGCCTCAGCCCGCCGCCGCTTCGCGGCCCTCACATCGCTCTTCCTGCTCATTTTTCTGGTCCAGGCAACTCAGCCCGCACCGGCTGCCGCGGCAACGATCACAGCGAACGATCTGTTGGCCGGCTTGACGGTTCAGGCAGAGGTCAGCGTCGGCTATGACCGGTCGCTCTTTCCTCACTGGATCGATGCCGATGGGGATTCCTGTGATTCTCGCGAGGAGATCCTGATCTCCGAGTCCACGTCGGCGCCCGTGCTGGGCACCGCCTGCAAGGTGATCTCCGGCAACTGGAACTCGTGGTATGACGGTGCCAGCTGGACCAACCCGAGCGACGTCGACATCGACCATGTCGTCGCGCTGAAGGAGGCCTGGGATTCCGGCGCCAGCGCCTGGACCACCGCGAAACGCACCCGCTATGCGAACGATCTCGACTATGCCTGGTCCCTGGACGCGGTCACCGATAACGTCAACGCCTCGAAGAGCGACCGGGACCCAGCCGAATGGCTGCCGCCCCTCACCACAGTCCGTTGCGACTACGCGATCCATTGGACAGCCGTCAAGTACCGCTGGAGCCTCAGCATCAACACGGCCGAGAAGACAGCCCTCACCAATCTCTTCGCCGGAACCTGCGGAGAGCGGTCAATTTCAGTACCCCCCGCCGGTTCATGA
- a CDS encoding VOC family protein, translating to MVDVDLAGIEGERERIRAEYLKAGQGSSARGLHHTALLCADVERTVKFYQGVLEFPLTEIVGNRDYEGSNHFFFDIGNGNLLAFFDFPGLDLGPYAEVLGGLHHLAISVEPANWERLRGNLDAAGVEYEEESGTSIYFRDPDGARIELISDPLGEMYGLSVL from the coding sequence ATGGTGGATGTTGATTTGGCAGGGATCGAGGGGGAGCGGGAGCGGATCAGGGCGGAGTACCTGAAGGCGGGGCAGGGGTCGTCGGCGCGCGGGCTGCATCACACTGCGTTGCTGTGTGCTGACGTGGAGCGGACGGTCAAGTTCTACCAAGGAGTGCTGGAGTTTCCGCTGACGGAGATCGTCGGGAACCGGGACTACGAGGGGTCGAACCACTTCTTCTTCGATATCGGGAACGGGAACCTGCTTGCGTTCTTCGACTTCCCGGGACTGGACCTCGGCCCGTACGCCGAAGTGCTCGGTGGGCTGCATCACCTGGCGATCTCGGTCGAGCCGGCCAACTGGGAGCGGTTGCGGGGCAATCTGGACGCGGCGGGAGTGGAGTACGAGGAGGAGAGCGGTACTTCGATCTACTTCCGCGACCCGGACGGCGCCCGGATCGAGCTGATCTCCGACCCACTGGGGGAGATGTACGGGCTCAGCGTGCTCTGA
- a CDS encoding M20/M25/M40 family metallo-hydrolase, translated as MTTPTSSDRPYKPDAEVVDLCADLIRFDTTNYGNGKSNGERDAAEYVAAKLDEVGIESTIYESEPGRSTLVAHWEGEDQSADPLLVHGHLDVVPADPKDWKVDPFAGEIFDGCVWGRGAVDMKDFDAMVLSVVRARQRAGVKPRRPVRLVFTADEEAGGLYGAQWLINNHPETVADCTEGIGEVGGFSLTVKDDLRLYLIETAEKGMNWMRLKARGTAGHGSMINDDNAVTNLVEAVTRIGNHQWPLRLTPTVKEFLKSLEDVLGTELDPEDMTTTLAKLGSFSRMFGATIRNTANPTMLNAGYKVNVIPGDAEAHIDGRFLPGYEDEFFATIDELLGDKVQRETVIEDIALETEFSGGLVDAMKACLAAEDPQSRTAPLLMSGGTDAKSWSRLGVRCFGFVPLQLPPDLDFMGMFHGIDERVPTASLEFGSRVLDRFFDEA; from the coding sequence ATGACAACGCCGACTTCCAGCGACCGTCCGTACAAGCCCGACGCGGAGGTGGTGGACCTCTGCGCCGACCTGATCCGGTTCGACACGACGAACTACGGGAACGGCAAGAGCAACGGGGAGCGCGACGCCGCGGAGTACGTGGCGGCGAAGCTGGACGAGGTCGGGATCGAGTCGACGATCTACGAGTCCGAGCCGGGGCGGTCGACGCTGGTCGCGCACTGGGAGGGCGAGGACCAATCGGCGGATCCGCTGCTCGTGCACGGGCACCTTGACGTCGTACCGGCCGATCCGAAGGACTGGAAGGTCGACCCGTTCGCGGGGGAGATCTTCGACGGGTGTGTGTGGGGCCGCGGCGCGGTCGACATGAAGGACTTCGACGCGATGGTGTTGTCGGTGGTCCGGGCACGGCAGCGGGCCGGGGTGAAGCCGCGACGGCCGGTGCGGCTGGTGTTCACAGCCGACGAGGAGGCCGGCGGCCTGTACGGCGCTCAGTGGCTGATCAACAACCATCCCGAGACGGTTGCGGACTGCACCGAGGGGATCGGTGAGGTCGGCGGGTTCTCGCTGACGGTGAAGGACGACCTGCGGCTGTACCTGATCGAGACGGCCGAGAAGGGCATGAACTGGATGCGCCTGAAGGCTCGCGGTACGGCGGGCCACGGGTCGATGATCAACGACGACAACGCGGTCACGAACCTGGTCGAGGCCGTCACCCGGATCGGCAATCACCAATGGCCGTTGCGGCTCACGCCGACGGTGAAGGAGTTCCTGAAGTCGCTGGAGGACGTGCTTGGGACCGAGCTCGACCCAGAGGACATGACGACGACGCTGGCCAAGCTGGGCAGCTTCAGCCGGATGTTCGGGGCGACGATCCGGAACACGGCCAACCCGACGATGCTGAACGCCGGCTACAAGGTGAACGTGATCCCCGGCGACGCGGAGGCTCATATCGACGGGCGCTTCCTGCCGGGGTACGAGGACGAGTTCTTCGCGACGATCGACGAGTTGCTGGGTGACAAGGTGCAGCGCGAGACGGTGATCGAGGACATCGCGCTGGAGACCGAGTTCAGCGGCGGGCTGGTCGACGCGATGAAAGCCTGCCTGGCGGCCGAGGATCCGCAGAGCCGGACCGCGCCGCTGCTGATGTCAGGTGGCACGGACGCCAAGTCGTGGAGCCGGCTGGGCGTGCGCTGCTTCGGGTTCGTGCCGCTGCAACTGCCGCCGGATCTGGATTTCATGGGCATGTTCCACGGCATCGACGAGCGGGTCCCGACCGCGTCGCTCGAGTTCGGCTCGCGGGTGCTGGATCGCTTCTTCGACGAGGCCTGA
- a CDS encoding SDR family NAD(P)-dependent oxidoreductase, with amino-acid sequence MKLMRVAIVTGASSGIGSSAALEIARRGDGVILTYGRNKQRGLDTVAEIEKLGGTAVALPLDLGDSSTFAAFRDAVADALMTTWDTWTFEHVVNNAGIGASAMFEDTTEDFFGRLLRVLLKGPFFLTQTLLPLLADGGAILQISSGSALENSVEPGYSVYATVKGALLVLTRYLAKELSPRGIRVNSITPGPTRTRLGDDGFEKYPEVIPGLVARTALGRLGEPADVGKVIATLLSDDSAWVTAQNLDVSGGFNL; translated from the coding sequence ATGAAGCTCATGCGAGTCGCAATAGTCACCGGCGCAAGCTCGGGGATCGGTAGCAGCGCTGCCCTAGAGATCGCGCGTCGCGGCGATGGCGTGATCCTCACCTACGGCAGGAACAAGCAACGCGGCCTGGACACGGTCGCAGAGATCGAGAAGCTCGGCGGCACCGCCGTCGCCCTTCCCCTGGACCTCGGGGACAGCAGCACCTTCGCGGCTTTCCGGGACGCGGTCGCCGATGCACTTATGACCACTTGGGACACTTGGACATTCGAACACGTGGTCAACAACGCCGGCATCGGCGCCAGCGCGATGTTCGAGGACACGACCGAGGACTTCTTCGGCCGGCTGCTGCGGGTCCTGCTCAAGGGCCCCTTCTTCCTGACCCAGACGCTGCTGCCGCTCCTGGCCGACGGTGGCGCCATCCTCCAGATCTCCAGCGGATCGGCCCTGGAGAACAGCGTCGAGCCCGGCTACTCGGTCTACGCCACCGTGAAGGGCGCACTCCTCGTACTGACCCGCTACCTGGCCAAGGAACTCAGCCCGCGCGGTATCCGTGTCAACTCCATCACCCCGGGCCCGACCCGCACCCGCCTCGGCGACGACGGCTTCGAGAAGTACCCCGAAGTCATCCCCGGTCTGGTAGCTCGCACCGCCCTCGGCCGGCTGGGCGAACCCGCCGACGTCGGCAAGGTCATCGCCACCCTGCTCTCCGACGACTCCGCCTGGGTCACCGCCCAGAACCTGGACGTCTCCGGCGGCTTCAACCTCTGA
- a CDS encoding LysR family transcriptional regulator produces the protein MAPSPSVEDLELVLTISRTGSVGTAARELRISQPSASQRLARLERTCETQLFVRDTRGARPTPAGAELARRAEHILGHLAELYDAARSAAAGPRLAIGTFASLAPILFPVLDAELPDDDIDQHVDHGRHLVQLVAEGTMDAAFIAIADQMVLPRGTVARPVGRDELVLFVPSGVDLPRTGKQPLRDRSLAFSTYDRSSDEICSRLIALGAKARRGVTLGTTVAMARRRSQLALVPRSALSHELRPGEQLIPAPFRHRLTLSLVTGTTPLPRLTALLPKLREALHLTPARRTAPAK, from the coding sequence ATGGCACCATCACCGTCGGTCGAAGACCTCGAGCTCGTCCTCACCATCAGCCGCACCGGCTCGGTCGGTACCGCGGCCCGCGAACTCCGCATCTCCCAGCCGTCCGCCTCCCAGCGCCTGGCCCGGCTCGAACGCACCTGCGAGACCCAGCTGTTCGTCCGCGACACCCGTGGTGCCAGGCCGACCCCAGCCGGAGCCGAACTCGCCCGCCGCGCCGAGCACATCCTCGGCCACCTCGCGGAGCTGTACGACGCCGCCCGCTCCGCCGCGGCCGGTCCGCGCCTCGCCATCGGCACCTTCGCCAGCCTCGCCCCGATCCTCTTCCCGGTCCTCGACGCCGAACTCCCGGACGACGACATCGATCAACACGTCGACCACGGCCGGCACCTGGTCCAACTAGTTGCCGAGGGCACCATGGACGCCGCCTTCATCGCGATCGCCGACCAGATGGTGCTGCCGCGCGGAACCGTCGCCCGCCCGGTCGGCCGCGACGAACTGGTCCTCTTCGTCCCGAGCGGCGTCGACCTCCCGCGCACCGGCAAGCAACCCCTCAGAGACCGCTCTCTCGCGTTCTCGACGTACGACCGCAGCAGTGACGAGATCTGCTCCCGCCTGATCGCCCTCGGCGCCAAAGCCCGCCGCGGAGTCACCCTTGGCACCACCGTCGCCATGGCCCGCCGCCGCTCCCAGCTCGCCCTGGTCCCCCGCAGCGCACTTTCCCACGAACTCCGCCCCGGCGAACAACTGATCCCGGCCCCCTTCCGCCACCGCCTCACCCTCAGCCTCGTCACCGGCACGACCCCACTGCCCCGCCTCACCGCATTGCTCCCGAAGCTGCGGGAAGCCCTTCACCTGACACCGGCTCGCCGTACCGCTCCTGCCAAGTAG